TATAATTGTCTCGTTCTTTCTTCTCTTTTTATAGCTAAACCTCTTTCTTAGATCATAATGTTTCGTTAATCTACAGTTTGTTTATGGGCGTAACCACTTCCTACAGTTTGTTTATGGATTCTAGATAGAAAGTCATATTAATTTGCAAAGGCTTGTGAAAGATTGAATACTTTGTAGAAATAAATCCTCTCAAGTCTTATTTTTCCAGCATCAAGATGAATTTTCAGACTACTTGGCCACCATGAAATGAAATAATAGTATCCGGGTCATCTATTTGTAATGGTTCATGAAAAAGTCTTCTACAGATTTTTGGATGATTCATTTACACATTGCCGTAAATGGTTTGTTCGTCCGTAATATCAGCCAACGAAATAACCTTTAACAATCACATGTACTCGATATTGTATGTTTCTTTTGTTGACTATCGTGTAACTCTTAATGTAATGCTAGACTATAGAATCAGTAGCCGACAATGTTACCATACTATGCGATAACAAGCGCGCACATGGTTCCTTTCTCGTGTAGTTTTCATCGTCCGAGAAATCAGAAAGAATAATGGACCGGACATTAAGGCATCACTAGTGGGCGGCGTTACATGCATTTAGACCCGGACTTCCGAAAGTAATCATCACTCACTACGTTCTTCCTTAGTTTAATACTACTAGTGTGTTACGCAACCCAATATTTCAAAAGTACCAACCTAATTTTTGGCTTTACATACAAAAAAAAAAAAAAAAAAAAAAAAAAAAGAGATTCCTGCTTTCAGTTACAAAAATATTTTTATTGTGTAGATGTAAAATTTTAACGCAAAATATTATGAACTTTCAGTTTATGTTATCTTAATATTTTTTTGAAGATGTTGAAGATCTAAATAGAAACTAGCAATATCCATAAAACAGAAACTAACAATATTACAAAACAGATTAAAAGTGAAAACAACTAAGAAACGCCTAGAACTCTAGAAGTGTAAGTGTTATGAAGCAAAGGTAATGATTCTGCTTACGTGATTTACACAGACTTTAAGTCAACACATCTCGCTACTGACTAGTAGTCCCACCACACGTGTCCTCAGACAAGCACGGAGAGGACTCCGCCGCAGAATTGATCCCGTCGTTACACGGCGACGTCTCAGAGCCACCACCACGTATCTCCTCTATCATCTTCACCACGTGACCCATCTTTGGCCGGTGATCCGCCGTGGCCGCAGTGCAGGCCATAGCAATCTGCAGCAGTCCCACCATCTCCTCCTCTATGTCCTTATACCTCATCAGCTCTAAATCGAACACTTCAGCAGTCCACTCCTCTCTCACCACCGATTGGACCCACCTCGGTAAATCCATTGCCCCACCCGAGTGACCCGTCTCCACTAAGTTGGGACATTTCCCGGTGAGTATTTCAAGAAGTAACACTCCAAACGAGTAGACGTCGGACTTTTGGGTAGGTTTTCTACCGTCGATCAGCTCCGGCGCACGATAGCCGTTAGATTTAGCGGTGGTTTGCGACGGTGCGAAGATAGAGAGGCCAAAATCGGAAACACGAGCGTTGCCGGAGCCGTCAAGTAGGACATTGGTGGATTTTATGTCACCGTGAGTGAGCTTCAGGGTTTTACATGAGTTGTGGATAAAAGCTATTCCACGCGCCGCCCCAGCTGCAATCTTGAGGCGCGTGGTCCAGTCTAGTGGGGTCCGACCCGGTCCACGATTACCTACACCAAAGGGTAAATAACCACTTAGACACTATATATCTCATAATATTACGAATTTGACACTTACCTTGAGAAATGTAATTAGTCGCTTTATTATAAAAGTAGTGTAAAACAATGAACGAAGTGATTAGATGAAATTAAATGATTAGGTGGAAGAGACAAAGAGAGTAGAAGCCGAGCCGAAGAAACAACAAAAAGCGATTAAATGAGACAGATCAGGACTTTGGTTGTCCAACTTGTTGCCAAGTCTATCCAGAGACTTTAAATTCTCAATTATCTACATTTAGTAATAATAAATGCCCACGTGAAAGTGATTCAGTTTGGATTTTGGTTAACCGAACCCAGCTCTTTTTGGTTATCAGTAAACCAAAGTTTTTTCAAAAGATTATTACTTTAATATAATAAGTTTTAGTTTGGTTCGGTTCTGAATTAATTTCGATTTTTAAGTTTACTAAACAAAATTAAACTTTTTGTAATAAGGTTTAACTAATATTTTAATTATATTCAAATAATTCAGTTTGACTAATTCTAGTAATGACAAAAAGTTAGTTTTCTCTTGGTATAAACAATCTAGTTTCCTATATAATTTGGTAATTCATCTAGGAAAATATAAAATTTAAAATTAGTTGATCGGTTCCGGCCAGACGAGCCGAATTGAACCAGTAGTAATTTTGAAATCTTGGTAATCACTTCTACTAGATTAACAAATTCTGCTTACGTGATTTTGACTAAATTCTAGTAATGATAAAAATAAGTTTACTTTTGGAATAAACAAATCTAGTTTCCTATATAATTTGGTATAACTCATCTAGGAAAATTAAAAATTTAAGATTAATTGATAGGTTCCGGCCAAACGAGCCGAACCAGTAGTAATTTTGAAATATTGGTAATCACTTCTACTAGATTAACCAAACCAGAACCAAAACCAAATGACTAAATTCTAGTAATGATAAAAATAAGTTTACTTTTGGTATAAACAAATCTAGTTTCCTATATAATTTGGCATAACTCATCTAGGAAAATTAAAAATTTAAGATTAATTGATAGGTTCCAGCCAAACGAGCCGAACCGAACCAGTAACTGCAGTAATTTCGAACTATTGGTAATCAATTCTACCTTACTAAAAACAAACCAAGAACCAAAAATCTAGATTTGGTTTTGTTAGCTCGGTTTGGTTAAAATCTGCAGTGCTACTAAGAGCATGATTAACTGTTTCTTAACTTCTACTAAGAAGTTCATCCTAAAAACCGCGGGTTAATCATGCTCCAATACGCTCCGATACGTCCAATGTATCAACCCTACTCTTAATGCCTTTTGGCTTTACCCTAAATGTCATTTCCTTTCATGTACCAGGAATTAGGAATCACCTGTTTTTGGCCCAGACAAGAACATCCCTACCATTTCTATAATTTCTCCTCCTACGGAAACATAAACCTAAGCCAACTTTTGGTAAAAAATAATTACCCCCAAATCTCTAAACTGATTAGCAACTGATTTCCAGAACTGGTAACGATTAACATAAAAGGAAAGAACTGAAAACGACGACGTACCATGGAGAAGCCAGAAGAGACTACCATTAGGCATGTATTCACAGACAAGAAGCTTCTCTTCTCTAGCAAAGTAATAAGCTTTCAAGCTCACAAGATTACTATGACGTAGCCTTCCCAAAACCTCCATCTGCTGCTCAAACTCTTTCTTCCCAGCCACATTCACCGCATCTTTCAACCGCTTAACCGCCACCTCGTTGCCGTCGTCAAGCACCGCCTTGTACGCCGTCCCAAATCCTCCTTTCCCCAGCATCTCAGCTGAGGCTCGGAGAAGATCTTCAAGCTCGAACCGCCTGGTTCCTTCGAAAAAGACCATTCTACCCCTCTCGCCGCCTTGTTGCTGCTGGTTGTTGCCACTGTTCTGCGCCGCCGTTGGGTAAGGACTCGAGGAGTAGACGATCTTCTCTCCTTCGAGAACCTTCGAGTGTTTCTTCCTGTTTGCGGCGTATTGTCTCCAGAAGCAGCAGTAGAGAAGGAGAGAGACGAGGCTTAGGATAATGACGTCTCCGAGTATGATAGCTACGAGTGCTAATGTACTGATCCTCGCGGTGCTGCTTTTGTCGCCGTCTTTGGCGGTGTGAACTGATGTTGGAGAGGAAGGTATGGTTTCTGGGTTGTTTAGAGGAGAAGCTGTTGCTCTATCGGGTTGACCCGGTTTAGTTGGGTCGTTGGAGAGTTTTGTGCACTTTAGCAATGGAGCTCCGCAGAGAGATGGGTTTTTTCCGAAGACTGAGGTCGGGAATTCCGACAAGGAGTTTGGTATCTGACCAACCAGGTTGTTGTCGGAGACGTTGAAATCTTGGAGATCGGAGAGACTGATGTCTGGTATCTGACCGGAGAACCGGTTTGATTCTAACCGGAGAGTGAGGAGATGGGTTAAATGGGTTAGCGTCGGTGGAATCTCGCCGGAGAAGTTGTTGAAGGAGAGATCAAGGCGGTAGAGACGAGTGAGTGAAGTAACCGACGCCGGAAACTCTCCGGAGAATTGGTTTTCCGATAAGAAGAGTAGCTTCAATGCTGTGAGCTTCGAGATGTCAGGGACTGGACCGGAGAAGCGGTTACGCTTGAGGCTGAGAACTCGGAGCTCGGTGAGCGAGGCGAGCGAGGCGATTGACCCGGTGAGTTCGAGGTTCTCGAGGACGAGTCGTGTGACTCGGTTTCCGACGCAGGAGACTCCGGTCCATTTGCACGGGTCGGTGGTTGAGTTCCATGAGTAAAGTTTCCCAGTGGAATCAGCGGCGGATTTGAAGTTTAGAAGAGCCTCTAAATCAGAGCTCGAAGAAGAAGAAGAAAGGAAGCAGCAGAGAAGGAGTAGAGAAAGAAGCAAATGCTGGTTGAAGAAAGACGGTTTCTCCATTGTCACTCCGACAAATTTGCAGACAAGACAAGAGATAGAGAGAGTTTCAAGAAGAGAGCGTTGAGAGGAAAGTGGTATGGTCGGTCGTAACCAAAGCGTTTATTGTGTACTGGTTTTGTGATGTAACGCAAAACTTAATGACAATGACTAATTTACCCTTCTTTGCTATTTTCTATATCTGAGAAATCTGGACCGTACGATGGTTTCGGATTTGACCAGTATATAGAGAGGGGTTTAAAGAGAGTCAAAGGGTTTTGATGTTCCCCGTAACGGTTGTAATATTTGCTTCTGCCACACGCGTGCCTGTGATCTCTCACGTGTTAACTCTATAGATTTTGTTCCATGTGAAGAAGATTGATGTTCATAATTACTACTACTCCCCTACTCCTAAACCAAGAAAACAATCTCTATTAACAATTTTTGCATAATTTTGAAAGATGGTACAATCTGGTAAATAAAGAGAAAAGTGGGGGCCTTTCAACGATTCTCGAGACTTTTGTTTGTTGATTTATTAT
This genomic interval from Brassica oleracea var. oleracea cultivar TO1000 chromosome C2, BOL, whole genome shotgun sequence contains the following:
- the LOC106327922 gene encoding probable leucine-rich repeat receptor-like protein kinase At1g68400; this encodes MEKPSFFNQHLLLSLLLLCCFLSSSSSSSDLEALLNFKSAADSTGKLYSWNSTTDPCKWTGVSCVGNRVTRLVLENLELTGSIASLASLTELRVLSLKRNRFSGPVPDISKLTALKLLFLSENQFSGEFPASVTSLTRLYRLDLSFNNFSGEIPPTLTHLTHLLTLRLESNRFSGQIPDISLSDLQDFNVSDNNLVGQIPNSLSEFPTSVFGKNPSLCGAPLLKCTKLSNDPTKPGQPDRATASPLNNPETIPSSPTSVHTAKDGDKSSTARISTLALVAIILGDVIILSLVSLLLYCCFWRQYAANRKKHSKVLEGEKIVYSSSPYPTAAQNSGNNQQQQGGERGRMVFFEGTRRFELEDLLRASAEMLGKGGFGTAYKAVLDDGNEVAVKRLKDAVNVAGKKEFEQQMEVLGRLRHSNLVSLKAYYFAREEKLLVCEYMPNGSLFWLLHGNRGPGRTPLDWTTRLKIAAGAARGIAFIHNSCKTLKLTHGDIKSTNVLLDGSGNARVSDFGLSIFAPSQTTAKSNGYRAPELIDGRKPTQKSDVYSFGVLLLEILTGKCPNLVETGHSGGAMDLPRWVQSVVREEWTAEVFDLELMRYKDIEEEMVGLLQIAMACTAATADHRPKMGHVVKMIEEIRGGGSETSPCNDGINSAAESSPCLSEDTCGGTTSQ